The following nucleotide sequence is from Channa argus isolate prfri chromosome 9, Channa argus male v1.0, whole genome shotgun sequence.
CTGGGGTCTAGAGACAATAAACCTCCAGTCAACAATGAATCTCTGTTTGGCTACAGCTGTGATTCACTCCATCGTGTCTGTGTGCGACCAAATACCAGCAAATACCTTACAACAGTGGGAGAAGATCTGTGTGATGTACTCCTGGGTTCTCTGTGAGCGGCTCAGTAGAGACATGAGGTGAGGAATCAAAGTGGGgtcctaaaaacacaaattcaaaataCACATAATATCAACCAACAAGTGTCATGCAATGCTTGCTAGTTTGAAGAGTTCGGCTTTAATCAGAACCTGTGCgtgacaacatacagtatagagCAGCTGCACAGGGGTGACAGGACTGATGAAGACAGTTCTCAGACATCGAAGACAAGCTTCAATAAAGATCAGGTCTGGACACAGGAGACCTGcacgcacaaaaacacacgtACCCCTTAGGTCAGTGTCTCTTTTAGTCGCTAGATGTGTTGTGCTATGCAGTAAGTATTTGTGTACGTGTGTCCCAACCTTGAAGAAGGGCAGGGATGATGTGACAGTCCACCAGGGACTTGATGTTATTCTCAGTGCCCATGGCAAGACTGCCCAGCACTACAGCACACTCGGTCCGCAGCTCCAGACTGGACGAGCTCTGCTGGAGCAGGTACAGTAACCTGGAGGCAAAGAACCAACACACTGTAACAGATGCACCCTACACTGTGTTGCAGTGAAGATGCTAGTAGCATATACTATGtgactttcattcattctttcatttccaCTAAGAGTGAAATATGAAGAATCTAAACTTATGCAAAACGGGGAAACGAGTGAATTCCGTGCCAGAGATGGCCACGGTCGACCACAGCAGTTGGGGAGACTTTGGAAGTGGAGCGTTCAACACGCACAAGAGCATGGGGAGAGAACAGGAGGAGCAAGAGAGTAATATAGACTGAATTTATGTTCCGTTCACCGCACATAAACACCTTATGTTTTAACACCATGTCAGAAAGGGGGAGTAGAAAGAAAGGATGAGTTGGAAGGAAGGTGTGCAGACATACCTGGGCACAGCTCCAAGAACAATCAGATTGGCCTTCTGCTTGTTGTTTCCTATGACGGCATTCTTCATGTCActgtgaagacacacacacacacacacctgactgaCACTTTGGTAATGTATTTGGGGcaacaatgaaaaaaaggaCTCCACTGTCAATAACAAAGGTTTAAGAGTCTAAATGGTTCAGATTAGTTTACAGCCTGTCGTGTAAAGTCCCCCAGTTTACCTGCTCAGTACAAACTGATATAGATATGTATATGAGGAGAACAGTCCTCTAATGATTTGGTCATTGATGGAGTGGACTTGGACATATTACAAAAATGGATTTGGCAAATATATCTTGAGTGGCCAACCCAAGTATATAGTCCATAGTCTTTTGTGGGAAGCAATGGGATGTAAGAAACCTTTCTTAGGTTCTGACATATACCTAGCTAAAAGTCATCAGACTCTTCAGAGACCTATGAGGGCAGCATGCATCTGCTAAGCTATAAACACACCAGACAGGCAAGCGGTCAGCCAGGTCAACATTTCAAAGATGAACTGCAGAAGGTTTCCATTAAGCGGACACATTCTgagcttgtttgtttgtattcggtgcattttttttcccatgcagCATTTCCTCTGCTCTGGAAGTGCCCCAGATGATATCACATAGCAGGTGAGCGGCTAGTGGAAAAGTACAGCTGTAACAGGCGGTCAAGTCAGTCAGGTGCTGGGTTAGTGAAGCGGCGCACTCCGTAACCAGAGCTAGTCTCCTCAGAAGTTAAAAATAACTGCTAAATAGTCTGAGTCCAGGTCACCGCAGTCGAGAAAgcgggacagagagagaggaacgAAATCACACAGAAAAGTGAAATGCATTCTGAAATGGTCTGTCACATTAAAGcctgtgcatgtaaacacagaggTCTTACAAGAACACCACCATAAATGATCATGAACAGAACAAGTTCTTTTTGTGATATTCCAACTTTGATGATCAACAACCTGTGAAAAGGCAACTGAGCACGAGCAGCATGATTCCTGGAAGAACGTAGGCTTGATTTCACCAGTGTGTTTCACCACAGGATGTTCTTCAGTACTATTTACTCAAAAGACCACATGTCCTCTCCTTGCTGCACCAGGGAATGCAACATACAAACAGAGCAGACATTAAATGGTGCTGGACTTACATGACTCCCTGCAGCACTTTCTGTGGGTCGGGGTCGAACAATCTGTCAACATAATGGCGACTAGTGGCAGTGACTTCCTACGTGACAACAACGACAGAAAGGTTAGTTGCAACAATATACAGAAAACACCAGTGTTCAGATTTGTAGCTCAATTTAACAACAAGCTAGAGCTGTAAAGCTGACGGAAAGAGCCAGTCGAAATACGTTTGCAGAATTATTTCTAGCTGAAGAATATCAAGCatcaatattataaaattagGAGCTAATGGCAATAATAAAAGATCATTCAtcattttgcttaaaaaaaaagggttataAATTGCTTGCCAACTCTGACAAAGCCACAGTCATGCACACTGAAACATCCATGGCATAATCCTTTAAAAGCGGTTGTATATGGCTCCATTTGACACCAAGAAACTTTGCTTATATCCATGACAGCTTTAACCAGAACTTTCCACATGACCCATCCCAGAGAAGTAAAGCTCGCCGAGCTGACAACACTGTTGCCTTTTGGTGCCAACGAGCTGCTGACAAGGTGCTGAGCACATTCTGTACTGTAACATAGCAATTGTTTCAGAGATCAACACTGAGATACgttttattattacagtagagggtaaatgtgtttgttcaccATTGCACAGCAACAGACAGctcacagacacatacacagatcaggcataacattatgaccacctgtgcaatttaatgcaaaccATCACAGTGGCTCTGCCAGGAGTTCttcttttacagtgttataattctgttttttggttaaaactgtcagaaaaaggGGAGagttctccttttccttttggcgTTtgcctttcaggggtctccacagcaaaTCCTCTGACTCCAAGAAAGGTGATAGTTCTACTAGGTGTTTTTTATTGAGGTCAATCTGGTCACTAGTGGAGTGGATCATaagaggaggtggttctaatgttttgggcaccggattcattttaaatagggtgggcAAAACATTATTGAACCAGCCCTGTTGAAATACTTTTTAAGAGTTTGACAATCCCAGTTCCCATtacaatcacagaaaaaaaagaaagtaaaaattcTTTCTGATCTCAAGGCTTTCTTGAGACAACAACTTGCCTTGTTAATATGTAACTGACGTTTGGGAGCATCACACCATTATGATTAACAGACACCtcaacaaaatattcaaacaggTAAAGATAGACACATAAACTCTCGCTAACATATTATAGTGTGTCTCTTCGTAACCTAACGGACGTGGGGGCGTTTCACTATTGCAATCCCCAACACACTCGTCTAAACTAAGCTAAGCTTAACTTTGGCCAACTACTTGCACCTGGCAGCCATTGTCACGTGCCAAACCGATCTAGACAATAATACACGTTTGTAGAGTTTGCGTTATATTTTTCACATTGACTTTTCCCTTATTAACTAATCAAGAAGTATGCAGCCAGTGAGTTAACGTTAGCTTCCTTAGCGTAACCGTATGCTAATGCTTAGCTAACGTTTACTTGGAACGTTAGTTATCTTTACGACGTAATAATGAGCAATTATTGGTACAGAACACTGCTGAGTGTATGGAGCCGAAATTCTCATTCTTGCGACCTGTTTTCCATTGTCACTTATGGGGTCTGTTAATGCGGTTTATGAGCACCAAACCGTTACTGACAGCGCTCTAGCAGTTAGGAGCTAGCTGCTAACTCATTCCTAGTGACAGTGACAGCAAGGTTCGTTTGATTCGGTGTCCTTCATTCGCCGAACGGGCGCCCATAATACCGGGGAGCTTCGGATACAAACGGTCCTCATCGACAGCTACGTAGACACGCCGCTAACGTTACCGTGCTACATGTTGCAAAGCCTCTAAGTTAGCTTGCAGGCTAACAGAAGCAGGACCCTTGGGTTTTGCCGCTGCTAGCTTCGTGTTGCGGATCATATTATATTACCCACTCACAGCTGGAGCGAGCGCAATGCACATGTGGCAGCCTGTCTGAAACCATGAGAGTGACACTCACAGATAGCACACTGATGCGGAGTGGGGCCTCCAACAAGCACGACATCTCTCTTCCACCGACTGAGCGCCCCAATCGGCGCACCACTTTGCAGACACTCCGCCCCCCCCAGAGCAGCTGTGAGTGGTGTTTAAAAAGTAACTGCAGCTTAATCACGCAGCTCCTTACTAGCGTTAAGATTAAAGCCGCTCACTAAGTTCTTCTGTAGGTGCGGTTGTGATCACTAGCAGCAGAAATACAACAGAGAACACTACCGCTAACTTGGCAAGCTGTCTGACAGACAGGGGGATTGTCAGTGAGGtaaattttgtttataaatgtgACGTACTGATGTGTGTATGCGGTACTTTCGCTAAATTAACTGCATTCATTCAAactatataataaaaacatatataaccGTAATAAAATGCACATCGTGTGGCCAATGCAAATCGTCTTCATAATCACACCAAATAATACATAAACTTAAAATGCGTCGCACAATTTCTAAATGGAATCTGCTGACGCAGACTTACGTTTGTGACGTAGCGCGCATGCGCTTTGGCTGCAGACGCGAGGTGGGAAATTTCATCTGTTGTGTGTTGGCGAATCTGTATCCTAAACATGATTTGTAGGAATAATTTGTAGCTTTTGGCGCATACAACCGGGCATCCACGTTCCTCTGTTATCTATTCATCGCTGTAAGTGCTCGTTCTGTTTGCTTGTTAGGGAAATGTGTTGTCTGGTCGATTCAGCGCGATGTAACGTTATGGTGTCCACACGACTAGCTAGCTGCTGCACGCTGTGGTTTGTTGTCAATTTTTGAAAGTTGATTTAGCGATGTCTGCATTGTAACTGGAGCCAGCTACACAGAATAGACACAATACAGGAAAGAACTTGTCGATACCCACATCATGTGGAAGTAACAGCATTTCCTGATAAAGTTACTATTTGGACTAAGTGGAGCCGTGCATTCtaggaagaggtggttctaatgttttggccacagaatttaaaaatgaataagggggcctcttcttataatgcactccagtacggcTCCACTACCcattatgacctcaataataaacatagtagaattatcacctttatgaGAGTTTCAGCCTTAAAACTGGGAAATTGCAACCTTGTAAAAGAAGAATTCCTGGCTGAGCCCCTGTGTTGGATCGCTTTAGATTGAACAGTTGGTCATAATGTTGTGCACGATCAGTGTATAACCTTAGACATTCAGCCCAATTGTCACAACAGCTAACTGCCATGTCAAGACTGATAGTTTTAGCAACTGTTTGGTAATCTgattaatacttttattttattttgtttggattcgtggattttttttttgtttgtttattctgtaaaaGGACTGGTAAGCAAGTATGAGGTCCTCAAGTGTCTTGTTTTTGGTCCTACCACTAGTCCAAAAACCTACAAATATTAAGTTTACAATGATATGACTGCtatgaaaaagcagaaaactgtGTCATTTGAAAGCATGGAATCAGCTAATTGATTGTTTCCAATCTGTTACTGAAGGTACGAAGAGTTTGAAGTTAGGGTCAGAAATGATCTCTGTGTAGAGGCTGACAGCTCTTGAGTTGGGATGGAATACAAACCCAACCTTGCTGCGAATTTGATTTTTCTCAGGAAATCTGCGTCTTACCTGTTTGTGCAAGATGAAGATTGCAGTTGAaggctgttgccatggtgaacTAGACAAGATCTACGAGACAATCAGCTACCTGGAGAAGAAAGAAGGGGTAAAAGTGGACCTGTTGCTTTGCTGTGGAGACTTCCAAGCAGTGCGAAATGAGGGGGACATGAAGTGCATGGCAGTGCCAGCCAAGTACAGAACGATGCAGACCTTTTACAAGTTAGTTGGGTTTTTtattcatgattttaaaaaaaaaacagcccgATAGGAGTATGaagatttaaaacttttatacTACTGTCTCTGTTACAGATACTACTCCGGAGAGAAAAAGGCTCCAGTCCTGACCATCTTTATCGGAGGCAACCATGAGGCATCCAACCACCTGCAGGAGCTGCCTTATGGAGGCTGGGTGGCACCCAACATTTATTATCTGGGTAGAAACCAGCAAAAAGCAGATGTAGTTATTCTGTTTACTGTCCTGTGTACTAACGTTTGGCTTTATCTTGACCATATGTTTTTAGGTTATGCTGGTGTTGTTCGTTACAAAGGGATTAGAATCGGTGGTTTATCTGGAATCTTCAAATCACGTGATTACAGAAGAGGTGAGTGTTTTAGTTCAACTATCTAATTACCTAAAGTAATTTGGGTTTTGTAGTTTCTTTACAAGAGTTTTTTTGGTCTCTAAGGTCACCATGAATTCCCTCCATACAACTCTGAAACACTTCGAAGTGCATACCACATTAGAAATATCGAAGTATTCAAACTAAAACAGGTAAACGTAGATTGTAACTTTTTCTACTGCACACAGCTCAAATGATGTCTTACTCATTTATCCAAACATTGGAcgtttattcattttatttctttctattaAGATCCAGATGCCCATGGACATTTTCTTGAGCCACGACTGGCCTCGCGGAATCTACTACTATGGCAGTACCGAGGAACTGTTGCAGAAGAAAAAGTTCCTGCGTCAGGAAGTGGAGTCTAACTCTCTGGGAAGTCCTGCTGCTGAGGAGCTCCTCGCTCACCTCCAGCCCAGCTACTGGTTCTCTGCTCATCTTCATGTGAAATTCGCTGCCGTCATGCAACATCAGGTAAGAGTGGTTGTTTTTCTGTAACTAGCTAAATTAGTATTACCTGTGCTTAGTTTCAGATTTTAATAATTCTGGGTGTCTATGTAATATTCTATATATTATACTGCATACGTTAATTATGTGgttaattttcttgtttttagccTAAAGGTAATGCGTCTCCGCGTGTAACCAAATTCCTGTCTCTGGATAAATGTCTGCCCTATAGGGAATTCTTACAGGTGAGAGCACGTTTTGTTAATACAAAGGCACCAGTCTAGCTTAAAGTGGATGAGGTCATTGTTCGTTCTAAGCAACAATTTGTACACTTGCTGTATAGATTGTGGATGTTCCAGAGAGACCAGGTTCATCTGATGGTCTTGAGTATGATCCAGAGTGGCTTGCTATTCTGAAGGCAACCAACAGTCTACAAAGAACCAACCCTCATCCGTGGAACCCCCCTGAAAATAATGGCCTGCATGAACGGTATACAGATAATCACACACCCAGTTTTATGCCTAAGTTTGCCCTCGTCACCATTTGTGGTAAGTTAAATATCTATGATATAATGATTGCTGAAGTGAAAATGAGTAAATACAATCCCTGcagcaaatggaaaataaaaattgcctttatttcaaatgatcctactttgtatttaataaattgtgagaaaataataaaaccattaTGAAGCTGTTTGGCTTCTGAAGATTTGAATATGGATTCTGGATTCTGAATATGGATTGTCTGTACCCATCAGGTGGGACTTCAGTGCTTCAGAAGCAGCTATGATGCAGGTGATGGAAGATCTCAATGGTGAACTTTCTGTTCCCGTAAACTTCAGCCAGACTGTCCCAGCCTATGACCCCAGCAATCCCCAGCCTTATACTGCCCCCAGCTACACCACCAACCCCCAGACAACAGAGCTCTGTGCCATGTTAGGTCTCACTGACATATATGCACAGGTGGGACAGGGACATGATGAACTGCGCAGGGTTCAGGAAAGTgtagggagggaggaggagccAGAGGATGAAGATGGAGATAGTGTAGGAAGTGCAGAGGAGCCCAGCGAGTATCCGACCGACACATCGGGACTGTCAAGTTCCTTTAATCCTGATGAAATCACCATAGAGGATGagtgggaggaagaggaggacggCAAATCAGACGCAGCAGTGAAGGGTGACGAGTGCTCAGACGTCCACACCCCGGGTCGAATGGTTCTGCCAGAGCCAATATCTGATGTCTCACCCAATCCTCTGTCCCGTCTGATGAACTTGCCACCTCCCTCCCACTCCACCCCAGCAGCAGTAGCCCGCTCTCAGTGTGGAGCAGAAAGACTCTGCGAGGGTGGTGATGAGGATACCACTACCGCGCGCATCTTAAAACGTACCAGCGGTGAGAGTGAGACTCCTGGCAGCAGAGGTACGACTCCCATAATCAAACGCAGGAACCAAGTCATCTACACAGCAGTAGATGATGAGGAGGGTGAGGATTAGAGGTCAGATTAAGGACACGGTCATTTATTCTCCATTAgtttatattaatttacaaattttGACTTAAATGTGTCGGCCTTTTATACAGATTCCAATGCCCCCAAAACAGACTGTACACAAGACCATTAGTATCTAGATTCAGTTTTTACAGAAAGGCTattaaagccaaaaaaaatgtttctttgaagAAATATTATCAcctttttatatacattttaattctttttaatattttaagtattttaatcaATGCAGGAACATTTTGGAGAACAGATTTTTGAGTTCTGTGCTTAACGTTTTGTATATGTAACTTCAAGACAATAGAAGTGAGGCTGGAAACCtaaaagatctttttttttaaataaatacactattTTACAGCTACCTGGCAAAGGGGgattaataaaattgtagctgtTAACGTTGTTGTTTCACTTACTCGAGGCAAG
It contains:
- the dbr1 gene encoding lariat debranching enzyme; this translates as MKIAVEGCCHGELDKIYETISYLEKKEGVKVDLLLCCGDFQAVRNEGDMKCMAVPAKYRTMQTFYKYYSGEKKAPVLTIFIGGNHEASNHLQELPYGGWVAPNIYYLGYAGVVRYKGIRIGGLSGIFKSRDYRRGHHEFPPYNSETLRSAYHIRNIEVFKLKQIQMPMDIFLSHDWPRGIYYYGSTEELLQKKKFLRQEVESNSLGSPAAEELLAHLQPSYWFSAHLHVKFAAVMQHQPKGNASPRVTKFLSLDKCLPYREFLQIVDVPERPGSSDGLEYDPEWLAILKATNSLQRTNPHPWNPPENNGLHERWDFSASEAAMMQVMEDLNGELSVPVNFSQTVPAYDPSNPQPYTAPSYTTNPQTTELCAMLGLTDIYAQVGQGHDELRRVQESVGREEEPEDEDGDSVGSAEEPSEYPTDTSGLSSSFNPDEITIEDEWEEEEDGKSDAAVKGDECSDVHTPGRMVLPEPISDVSPNPLSRLMNLPPPSHSTPAAVARSQCGAERLCEGGDEDTTTARILKRTSGESETPGSRGTTPIIKRRNQVIYTAVDDEEGED